GGTTTCGGCGCGGATGATATCGAAAAGTTCAGGGTCAAAACTCTTGAGTGTCTGCATGTTTCACCTTTTATAAAAATAATTTATGGATACAAGAAAGGAACTATTCGCGGAGTTCTGGCACTCGCACCAGTATTCCTCCCAGAGACGCTCACTTTCGTCTGAGGTCCTGCGTCTCTGCCGCTCGCCATCCAGGCTCGCTCTCGGAACACTGGCGCTCCTGCTGAAAAATCGCAGGGTGGTCGTAAATGGCTACAATACCGTTGGATTAGCCAAAGCCGTTGGCACGCAGCTTTTCCATGGTCAACGTCGACGGAGACGCTCCATCGGACTTTGACCCGCCCATCAAGCGCTCCAGATATTTAGCCACCAGATCACATTCGATATTCACCACGGCCCCCACCGGCTGCTCCGGCAGGATCGTTAATCCCTGGGAGTGGGGAATCAGGTTGATAGAGAACTCTCCCTTGGAATCATCGAGACCAAAAACCGTCAGGCTGATGCCATCAATAGCAACCGAGCCGCGCTCAATAACGTAGCGCATCATCTGCGGGTGGGCAAGGCGAAAGCGCAGGCGCCAGGAGCTGCCATCGCGACTGCGATCAACCAGGGTGGCCGTAGTATCCACGTGACCTGCTACCATGTGCCCGTCAAAACGGCCATTGGCAGCCATGGCTCGCTCCAGGTTGACCCGGTCACCGGCAGTATAGCGGCCCAGGGCAGTTACGCGCAGACTTTCGTTGGAGATATCGGCGCTGAAGGAGCTGGCTCCAAATGCAGTGACAGTCAGGCAAACACCATTGACCGCAATACTGTCACCCAGCTTTACTCCATCCAGCACCTGCCGGCAGGTAATTTCCACGCAACAGTGGCCCCCTGAAGGCTGCAGGCGCGCAATGGTTCCCACCTCTTCGATAATACCTGTAAACATGCTCTTTCTACTCCTTGCCACTGGAGCCGAAGCGGCGCGTTCCCCGCGAGCTGGTCGCAAGCTGGTCGCTGGGAACCAGGTTGACCCGCGGTACCGGGAAGATGAGCATCTGACAGATGCGGTCGGCGTTGCGTATGACAAAAGGTTCGGCCTTGAGGTTAGCACAGATAAAGTGCACTTCGCCCCGGTAGCCGCTGTCAATCGTGGCCGGCGAGTTGGGGCAAAACAGCCCCTGCAGGCTCAAACCGCTGCGGGGACGAATCTGGGCCTCGTAGCCATCGGGAAGTTCCATGGCAATCCCCAGGGGTACCGCATGTATAAAGGCCTGGCGCAGCTGACTTGGGTCAAGCTGCCGCTCGTCGCACCAACGCTCCAGACGGTGTGATGCACGGTCCTCGTCATAGGCCCAGTGGCAGGGCAACAGCACCAGATCCTGCTCCATACGGGCGTAGCAGTCCAGCC
The Desulfurispira natronophila genome window above contains:
- a CDS encoding riboflavin synthase codes for the protein MFTGIIEEVGTIARLQPSGGHCCVEITCRQVLDGVKLGDSIAVNGVCLTVTAFGASSFSADISNESLRVTALGRYTAGDRVNLERAMAANGRFDGHMVAGHVDTTATLVDRSRDGSSWRLRFRLAHPQMMRYVIERGSVAIDGISLTVFGLDDSKGEFSINLIPHSQGLTILPEQPVGAVVNIECDLVAKYLERLMGGSKSDGASPSTLTMEKLRANGFG
- the dut gene encoding dUTP diphosphatase, with protein sequence MEKPGQLDVKFQLIEGGIMPRYTYEGDAGLDCYARMEQDLVLLPCHWAYDEDRASHRLERWCDERQLDPSQLRQAFIHAVPLGIAMELPDGYEAQIRPRSGLSLQGLFCPNSPATIDSGYRGEVHFICANLKAEPFVIRNADRICQMLIFPVPRVNLVPSDQLATSSRGTRRFGSSGKE